The following DNA comes from Lynx canadensis isolate LIC74 chromosome C2, mLynCan4.pri.v2, whole genome shotgun sequence.
CCaaggaagatgaaaataaatcCTCTGACGTCCCAGGGCCGCCGACGGCAGAGGTCCCACCTCTCGTGTACAACTGCAGCTGTTGTTCCAAGTCCTTTGACAGTAGCACTTTGCTCAGTGCCCACATGCAGCTCCACAAGCCAACCCAGGAGCCGTTAGTGTGCAAGTACTGCAACAAGCAGTTCAGCACCCTGAACAGACTGGATCGGCACGAGCAGATTTGTATGAGGTCCAGCCACATGCCTGTTCCCGGAGGAAACCAACGCTTTTTAGAAAACTATCCAACCATCGGACAGAATGGAAGTTCGTTCACAGGTCCAGAACCGTTGCTCTCTGAAAACAGGATTGGTGAGTTTTCCAGTACCGGAAGTACCTTGCCAGAAACGGACCACATGGTTAAATTTGTTAATGGGCAGATGCTCTACAGCTGTGTTGTATGCAAACGTAGTTACGTGACTTTATCCAGCCTCCGAAGACATGCAAATGTTCACTCGTGGAGAAGAACATATCCGTGTCATTACTGCAACAAAGTATTTGCATTGGCCGAGTACAGGACAAGACATGAAATTTGGCATACAGGGGAGAGGCGCTATCAGTGCATTTTCTGCCTTGAAACTTTCATGACCTACTATATTCTCAAAAACCATCAGAAGTCTTTCCATGCCATAGATCACAGACTTTCCATCAGTAAAAAAACAGCAAATGGAGGCTTGAAGCCTAGTGTGTATCCATATAAACTTTACAGGCTACTGCCTATGAAATGCAAGAGGGCTCCTTATAAGAGCTACCGAAATTCTTCCTATGAAAATGCTCGAGAAAGCAGTCAGATGAATGCATCAGCATCTGGTCCCTATGTCATTCAGAATCCACATAGCTCTGAGTTACCGACGCTGAATTTCCAAGGCCGCGTCAACACCCTCACCAGCAGTCCAGCTGTCCCCTTGGAAACATCTGCACGCCAGGACATGCCCGCTTCTGCCAACGTACAGAGCGCAGAGGGGACCAAGTGGGGAGAGGAAGCACTGAAAGTCGATCTCGACAATAACTTTTATTCTACCGAGGTGTCGGTTTCTTCCACTGAGAATGCTGTCAGCTCTGACCTCCCAGCAGGGGACGTGCCTGTTTCGTCTTTGAGTGGTGGCAGTGAGAACGCAGCCTCTGTGATCAGCTACAGTGGCTCAGCACCCTCCGTCATTGTGCATAGTAGCCAGTTCTCATCAGTGATAATGCACAGCAACGCCGTTGCCGCCATGACCAGCAGCAGCCACAGAGCCCCTTCGGACCCAGCAGGCAGTCAGCCCCTGAAAGACGACAGCAAACTCGAGCCTGACAAAGCGGGCAGGGTCGTCAGCAGACCCAAAAGcattaaggagaaaaagaagatcGTGCTGTGTAACAAGGGGGAGATAGCAGAGGAGTCCAAATACGTCGCTGATCCCGGAGGGTCATTGAGCAAAACCGCAAGTATGAAAGAAACCAGTAAAATTGAAACCTACATTGCAAAGCCTGCTCTGCCAGGAACCTCCACAAACAGCAACGTGGCGCCCCTTTGCCAGATAACGGTGAAAATCGGAAACGAAGCCATCGTGAAAAGGCACATCCTAGGATCTAAGTTGTTCTATAAAAGAGGGAGAAGACCCAAGTATCAAGTGCAGGAGGAGACCTTGCCACAAGAGAGTGACCCGGAAGCCAACAGAGACAGCCCGCTCGGGCTCTGCCAGTCCGAGTGTGTGGAAATGAACGAGATGTTCGATGACGCCAGCGACCAGGATTCCACTGACAAACCTTGGCGTCCTTACTACAACTACAAAcccaaaaagaaatccagacagttgaggaaaatgaggaaggTCAACTGGAAGAAAGAACATGAACACAGGAGCCCAAGCAATAAGTGTAAATACCCAGCAGAACTGGACTGCGCTGTGGGGAAAGCTCCTCAGGAGAAGGCctttgaggaagaagaaaataaagagatgcCCAAGCTGCAGTGCGAACTCTGCGATGGAGACAAAGCTTCGGGGGCCGGCAATCAAGGAAGGCCCCACCGGCATCTCACTGCTAGGCCTTACGCCTGCGAGTTCTGTGCCAAGCAGTTCCAGAGCCCTTCCACGCTCAAGATGCACATGCGGTgtcacactggagagaagccgTACCAGTGCAAGACCTGCGGGCGGTGCTTCTCGGTGCAGGGAAACTTACAGAAACACGAACGCATCCACCTGGGCGTGAAGGAGTTCATCTGTCAGTACTGCAACAAGGCATTCACGTTGAACGAGACGCTCAAAATCCACGAAAGAATCCACACCGGCGAAAAGCGTTACCACTGTCAGTTCTGCTTTCAGAGTTTTTTGTACCTTTCCACAAAAAGGAATCATGAGCAGAGGCACATTTGGGAGCATGATGGGAAGGGCTATGCCTGCTTCCAGTGCCCCAAAATTTGCAAAACAGCTGCTGCCCTTGGAATGCACCAGAAGAAACACTTATTCAAGAGCCCAAGTCAGCGGGAGAAAGTCGAAGGTGACATGTGCCATGAGAACTCAAATCCTCTGGAGAACCCACATGTCAATGATTCAGAAGACAATGACCAAAAGGATAATGTGCAAACCATTGTTGAAAATGTCCTTTGAGTGGCGATACTTAGAAAAATCTTCAAAACTATAAGTTGGTGGGTTtgttgttttggggtgtttttagctgtttcttctggtgtgtttttttttttttaagttttgttttgttcacacaACAGTCATGAAGGAgtgaaatgtaaaaaagaaaatctcatttgtGAAAATTCCAGAAAAAGGATCCTAATATCTACTTTGGGTTTTAGCATTAACTTCATGCAAAGTGCACAAAAATGAAATAGCTGAATCCTCCAGTATCCCAAGTATCTTGTGGAAGTTTATGAAGTTCTTAGCTGTGGTATTTCtgccagtggaaaaaaaaagagtctaatGTTAGCCTAATTTAGAACTTTCTAGTAAGTGCTAATAGGAACTGGCTGCTGAGCTGTCTTTAGTCACTGGAGAAAACGAGGGTCGGATATCATGAAAACATCATCTTCATAAATATGTTAGAAGGTAAACGAGCTATGACAGTCATTTTTCCCATCCAGCTTCTGCgctattaaaaattgtttaaattagtggatatataagaaatatttaatattatagcTGAAAATATGTGTGAAATTGAGTAACTTAAGTAGGACATTCATACATTATCTAGAACTACTTTTCTGCAACACAAGCcttgtaaaatacatatataaatcacTATGACTTTTAACTATCCATGTCCCCTGTAGAGAATTATAATGACGAGCAATAGATCTGCAAGTAATGAGGACTAATGGAAAAATCAGTAGAAAGCATCTTGATATGATTTAAGAGCACGTTGTATGCTTTTAGATGGAATGCTGTTCCCTTGAAGTTCTGGCTGAGCTATTACTAGAACTGGTCTACTCCGGTCACAGAAAAAATAGGTCATGCCTTATCTATGGGGGAGAGCCCTCCCAGAATTTTTCTCTGATCACCTGTGCTGTATATTAGTTTGCAGTGGCCTcacttcagaaaataaagaagggtcAAATTCTTCTGAAACTCCCTGCAGTCTTCCATCCATCACAAGGCCATGGATGTAGAGGTCTATTTCAGACAGACTTAATCAGTCTCCAGGGTTTAAGTTAAAACCTGACACATCCCATTCCACTGAAGGAGTGTCCAGGAAATTTAGTGCAAAGCATGCATATGGTGGTGAATTCCCAGGCACTTGAAAATGACAGAAAGCCTAACCCCAGTGATTATTAGCCTTCTTGGAGATTATGCAGCCCACAAGTATATactaatataaaacaaaaggGCATCAGAAAGACACCTCCCACCTCACCCATTAATGACTTGAGTGGGCAAGAGGAAGCGATGACTTTCCTTGCCTCAAACAGTAGCTTTGTTTTGGGGGAGGTTGGAGGAGAGATAGACTGTGGAGTAATACGATTCCATCACTTACTTATATGACTCAGAAACATATCCCCAAAGCCAGATGCCTTGTCTTCATGTTTGCAGACACCTGGCTCCCTTGCTAAAAACCCACTTAAGTTGTTTCATGTTCTTTTATGCTGCCCCACACCATCACCATTGCCCTCCAAGTCTAATTGCCCTGTAGGATGTTCCATCATGTGGACTAGGTTCTGGGAAGCTGGAACTCCTCATTCTTAGGTTATAAACTGCCAGaataggagggagagagaaaacattccTACCCTTTGATCCACCAGTGTGAGCAGAACCTGGAACCTGGTTTAAGGGTGACCTACAGCTATTCATGTTCATGGGATTTGATAGATGGAAGCCCAAGGTTATTCAAGGTTGCAGAGTCACCATAATGAAGAAGTAGTTCAAAGGACTCCAGTTTCTCTCTTCAAGTATTGTGATGTCTCCATGAAGAAGACTTAATACGGATTTGGGTGGGCGAGAAAGCATTTAAACACCCAGAGAAGGACACGATCAAAGCTGACCTTTTTATACAGTAGTATTTTGCTGTTAAGTAACCCCAATATTGCATCTGCATTTATCTTTTGTTGATCTACTTTCACTTACTTACATACAGTATTATGTAATAGAGGAAAATGGGGAAATGCAAGCAAATTCATCCTTACTTTATacgttgtatatatgtatacctgcACTACTCATTTGGGTTTTGTTAAAAGAGATGGTCACAAAGGGCTTATGAAAATCATTTCTGAATTGATAATTAGAATATTGAATAGGTAATTCGGTGatctactaatttattttatctcaATTGGGATTATTAATCAAAGAGAATTACTGTGTATTTCAGTCATTTTGATTTGAGGTAActccaaatataaaattattacatgTAGTGATGTCTCCTAGCCCTTACATGTGGAAATTTTTTAAGTGGACTTGTATGCTGATAATTCTAGACCAAAGTAAATATGGCAGAATatttatacatgaaaaaataattttgcaaatattttctataattgtATTATTCGTTTAAAATGTTGATAGCTTGTGTTAGTTTCAGGGAGGGGTgtatattttgataaaaaaaatacttgacttTGTAATTCTGTATATTCTATACAATTTATAGCAGAGCCGTTTTAAGACAGCCTTGTCACATTTTTGTTAATTGTGAAAACTTTATCATGAGTGATGTTTATGCATTGAGTACATAACGACCAACTAGAATTAAAGTAGGTGTAAACAGTGAACATACTGTATGCTGTACAAGATATATTGTAATTTGCTGTTTTAGCATCTGTATTTTGGTTAGAAGATATTATTAAATGCAGATGTTAAGGGTTGGAAaagtctaattttatttttagaaataatgacTATAAATTTGATTTTGCTTGATTAAAATAGCTTATTCTATGTTAAGtctcttaaatgttttaatgttaattcttttGTGCAGTCAAGCGGCTATTTCCTCTTTGTGAGTCACAGCATTGTTTCAcatattattcatttaatatatttctgtttccttacttGTTTACGTTCCATGATACCTACTTACATGCTTAGGACTCAAATggaatatgcattaaaaaaaaaagcagaaataagagAGATTGAAGTCTTCTTATCATTTAATGCCTTGGCTAGGCCTGACCTTGTGATAAATCAGAGAGCGTTGAAAGTGTTCTGTCTACTCTACTCCTCCTCGGGAAACAAATTACACTTAGTACCAGGAATCTGGCAAGGTTCTTCCCATGGGCTGTTTCATTCAGGTCTTTCCCAGCAACCGTGGGAAGTAGACTTCATTATCTACATTTTGTAGTGACTTTGAGAAGATCCCACAACCAGACAGAACCAGGATTCCAAGCCAGATCTCCCTGACTTCAAAGcccatgtttttgtttcttctcaacACCTTAGAGAGAAATACTTAATGTAAACTGAACGGGCAGTGAGGCAAAGAGGCATGACAAATGAATGCAGCT
Coding sequences within:
- the ZBTB38 gene encoding zinc finger and BTB domain-containing protein 38; the encoded protein is MTVMSLSRDLKDDLHSDTVLSILNEQRIRGILCDVTIIVEDTKFKAHSNVLAASSLYFKNIFWSHTICISSHVLELDDLKAEVFTEILNYIYSSTVVVKRQETVTDLAAAGKKLGISFLEDLTDRNFSNSPGPYVFCITEKGVVKEEKNEKRHEEPAITNGPRITNAFSIIETENSNNMFSPLDLRASFKKVSDSMRTTSLCLERTDVCHEAEPVRTLAEHSYAVSSVAEAYRSQPVREHDSSSPGKTGKETCEALAAKPKTCRKPKTVSIPQASDSAENRPPPPATSSEVNQERSPELPAVLPRSKSPNNEGDLRFSKEDENKSSDVPGPPTAEVPPLVYNCSCCSKSFDSSTLLSAHMQLHKPTQEPLVCKYCNKQFSTLNRLDRHEQICMRSSHMPVPGGNQRFLENYPTIGQNGSSFTGPEPLLSENRIGEFSSTGSTLPETDHMVKFVNGQMLYSCVVCKRSYVTLSSLRRHANVHSWRRTYPCHYCNKVFALAEYRTRHEIWHTGERRYQCIFCLETFMTYYILKNHQKSFHAIDHRLSISKKTANGGLKPSVYPYKLYRLLPMKCKRAPYKSYRNSSYENARESSQMNASASGPYVIQNPHSSELPTLNFQGRVNTLTSSPAVPLETSARQDMPASANVQSAEGTKWGEEALKVDLDNNFYSTEVSVSSTENAVSSDLPAGDVPVSSLSGGSENAASVISYSGSAPSVIVHSSQFSSVIMHSNAVAAMTSSSHRAPSDPAGSQPLKDDSKLEPDKAGRVVSRPKSIKEKKKIVLCNKGEIAEESKYVADPGGSLSKTASMKETSKIETYIAKPALPGTSTNSNVAPLCQITVKIGNEAIVKRHILGSKLFYKRGRRPKYQVQEETLPQESDPEANRDSPLGLCQSECVEMNEMFDDASDQDSTDKPWRPYYNYKPKKKSRQLRKMRKVNWKKEHEHRSPSNKCKYPAELDCAVGKAPQEKAFEEEENKEMPKLQCELCDGDKASGAGNQGRPHRHLTARPYACEFCAKQFQSPSTLKMHMRCHTGEKPYQCKTCGRCFSVQGNLQKHERIHLGVKEFICQYCNKAFTLNETLKIHERIHTGEKRYHCQFCFQSFLYLSTKRNHEQRHIWEHDGKGYACFQCPKICKTAAALGMHQKKHLFKSPSQREKVEGDMCHENSNPLENPHVNDSEDNDQKDNVQTIVENVL